In Drosophila innubila isolate TH190305 chromosome 2R unlocalized genomic scaffold, UK_Dinn_1.0 1_C_2R, whole genome shotgun sequence, the following are encoded in one genomic region:
- the LOC117784794 gene encoding uncharacterized protein LOC117784794 isoform X2: protein MAISVNKCDEDFEEYLHKIFYIKQNTDESKCDPSIVEYFGVLSLTDVNSPERKLWYIYYCKQPEIDETVERIFEKYGKKNMYELFRKPICSGVSLRTRVKKHFSGLKWYVKGNLLEAPPKSHYNNERMAKAISDLYFEERKMLYNYICMKHNAYSKYCK, encoded by the exons atggcGA TTTCAGTGAATAAATGTGATGAAGATTTTGAGGaatatttgcacaaaatattttacataaaacaaaatacagaCGAAAGTAAATGTGACCCCTCCATCGTCGAGTATTTCGGAGTGTTGAGCCTCACCGACGTGAATTCACCTGAGCGCAAATTGtggtatatttattattgcaaaCAGCCTGAAATTGACGAGACTGTGGAGcgcatttttgaaaaatatgggAAAAAGAATATGTACgaattatttagaaaaccTATTTGTAGCGGCGTATCGTTGCGTACCAGAGTAAAAAAGCATTTTTCCGGATTAAAATGGTATGTGAAAGGCAATCTGCTTGAGGCTCCACCAAAAAGCCATTACAACAATGAGCGCATGGCCAAAGCCATATCTGACTTGTATTTCGAGGAGCGGAAAAtgctttataattatatttgtatgaaaCATAATGCGTACAGTAAATACTGCAAATAG
- the LOC117784794 gene encoding uncharacterized protein LOC117784794 isoform X1 translates to MATQVNKCDEDFEEYLHKIFYIKQNTDESKCDPSIVEYFGVLSLTDVNSPERKLWYIYYCKQPEIDETVERIFEKYGKKNMYELFRKPICSGVSLRTRVKKHFSGLKWYVKGNLLEAPPKSHYNNERMAKAISDLYFEERKMLYNYICMKHNAYSKYCK, encoded by the exons atggcGACACAAG TGAATAAATGTGATGAAGATTTTGAGGaatatttgcacaaaatattttacataaaacaaaatacagaCGAAAGTAAATGTGACCCCTCCATCGTCGAGTATTTCGGAGTGTTGAGCCTCACCGACGTGAATTCACCTGAGCGCAAATTGtggtatatttattattgcaaaCAGCCTGAAATTGACGAGACTGTGGAGcgcatttttgaaaaatatgggAAAAAGAATATGTACgaattatttagaaaaccTATTTGTAGCGGCGTATCGTTGCGTACCAGAGTAAAAAAGCATTTTTCCGGATTAAAATGGTATGTGAAAGGCAATCTGCTTGAGGCTCCACCAAAAAGCCATTACAACAATGAGCGCATGGCCAAAGCCATATCTGACTTGTATTTCGAGGAGCGGAAAAtgctttataattatatttgtatgaaaCATAATGCGTACAGTAAATACTGCAAATAG
- the LOC117784788 gene encoding lipase 3, with protein MWLFRFLVAQLFLAFIAMALPSEVDRSSSVTTVSLVKKFGYAIEEHEVQTSDGYLLTMHRIPYSKHTGYDGKRPVVFLMHGLLCSSSDWVLSGPDNGLAFIFSDAGYDVWMGNARGNTYSRKHASKSPTFQPFWNFEWHDIGIYDLPAMMDYILYLTGEPNLQYVGHSQGTTSFFVLNSMIKRFKSRIRSAHLLAPVAWMGHMESPLAKVAGPLFGQPNALIELFGSAEFLPSSKAMELMGSVFCRDQAFSQVMCTNILFLMGGWDSPYLNTTLIPEVMATTPAGCSVNQMFHYLQEYNSGDFRQFDYGATRNKKEYGNKNPPNYDVEGMDVPVYLYYSDNDYFASLIDVDLLRRTMNPASLKRAYRMPEKKWNHLDFLWGLNIKEILYDTVLEDIINA; from the exons ATGTGGTTATTTAGATTTCTGGTAGCACAACTATTTCTGGCTTTTATAGCCATGGCTTTGCCCTCCGAAGTCGACCGAAGTAGTTCAGTGACAACG GTGTCACTTGTAAAAAAGTTTGGCTACGCCATTGAGGAACATGAAGTGCAAACGTCTGATGGATATCTTCTTACCATGCATCGCATTCCCTATTCCAAGCACACTGGGTATGATGGGAAGCGACCTGTAGTATTCCTTATGCACGGGCTGCTCTGCTCCTCATCAGATTGGGTTTTAAGTGGTCCAGATAATGGATTGGCCTTTATTTTTTCCGACGCTGGCTACGATGTCTGGATGGGAAATGCTCGCGGCAATACTTACTCCAGGAAACATGCCTCCAAGTCACCGACGTTTCAGCCATTCTGGAATTTCGAATGGCATGACATTGGCATCTATGATTTACCCGCAATGATGGATTACATTTTGTACCTTACGGGCGAGCCAAATTTGCAATATGTCGGTCACTCTCAGGGCACGACATCATTCTTTGTGCTCAATTCAATGATCAAGAGGTTCAAATCGCGAATTCGCTCGGCCCATTTGCTGGCCCCGGTTGCCTGGATGGGACACATGGAGAGTCCGCTGGCCAAGGTTGCAGGTCCACTTTTTGGACAGCCAAATGCATTAATTGAGTTATTCGGCAGCGCAGAATTCCTGCCAAGTTCAAAAGCCATGGAGTTAATGGGCTCCGTTTTCTGCAGAGATCAAGCTTTCTCACAAGTGATGTGCACAAATATACTTTTCCTCATGGGAGGTTGGGACTCCCCATATTTAAACACAACATTGATTCCCGAAGTTATGGCCACAACTCCAGCCGGCTGTTCTGTTAATCAAATGTTCCACTATCTGCAAGAATATAATTCCGGTGATTTCCGACAGTTCGATTATGGTGCGACGAGGAACAAAAAGGAGTATGGAAATAAGAATCCCCCAAATTATGACGTGGAGGGAATGGACGTTCCGGTATATTTATACTACAGCGATAATGACTACTTTGCCAGTCTGATTGATGTCGATTTGCTTCGGCGCACCATGAATCCAGCTTCCCTGAAACGGGCATATCGAATGCCTGAAAAGAAGTGGAACCATTTGGACTTCCTGTGGGGCTTGAATATCAAGGAAATTCTATATGACACAGTTCTCGAAGACATCATAAATGCTTAA
- the LOC117784786 gene encoding uncharacterized protein LOC117784786: protein MTRVTRSDISLDMEIWVEELSPAQLAYYEKITNEHNAVKNALKSAVNANEGKELFNGQVFQAYSFKGKVLQELKEATLPKKPPKAVDPPPPPPSAGAGGGTGRGRGRPPKNVSNIAYLESSDEGDDDVPLAKRLALSVGKKAVAAAAPTATTPKAGRKSALAAAASPSGKASPQPKSGKGSGSSGKSLGGEAPPKNFRPAEVNSVGGLVVGSNDDSGKDAKESKDGKDTKMQGKTYPSLVVLAKPFLKIKDMAATRSKLDSKVKLVLMLTPNKFCEWLLQEGLLRAQQHCINHRNNEMKLGVYSDISKFPYTGGYVWISDCCPYRFVSVFNNSIFEGAQHPPTFLLKLIYHWACQTSIQNVVQWVKVDSVYIKGIYTWLRAICTLAVHQKCKKLGGPGKFVEVGVISLGTTSQDGAQRQVKVEVLGVYDYADKSIRLRAVEPITDGDRNYKKRFQAILEPLSRWVHKDSTICIDLTVDKITLFSMGFKNIVQAAATDNAAKHNNSAVMEYLRRIVPRMFQNTLSLLSRQMIQQFLDELVWREAFGTYALQAFNNIIIHIAEQTRVTTNETITQRLYQVATNPFKDWSILPPNYKETPANAAPKRLKKPINDSDYLSANKEYGKVKKEKEREKDILPAGSKRRSTISTPPPPGPKSAKASSSKLITKTASSKTITSVVPTTKAQIKKTKETKEEKIPVVIKKEEDELKGLEELYYGISDGTEEFYEHFPYSSPRANPAELTRSVECPICLSGDSYDSNEKLQTHLVSHISPEGKQHQFQCLFCLEKHATESVLAKHNQIMHPTETKTDGSPSYYCLICQQRHNSLHLLTAHLQKVHSTLELPYWCQACGYRSSSHRDLVRHFYDDHKNQNFLQCPYCLDIFYFTHKGKINQLRIEHYFMHLDDHVNQRDQSLRCQKCSLSFLEKGDLKQHTVLHHVSMTKTNKPVRLLLNNSLLIPPPKIRTHHREQPPFTSYKRPVFFAFLEGKTCAECNTDFASEETHYTGWLHCVKCNYQTCCERAQFRHGVDCNGNFVDAMEVNMLQEMHCICGFATSNGNKMAQHLANCGLSTCYPSLEAANENAVKRNMLDMLGLVRRDGETSGEGAELSDAVDASLDDNNELMQVPEDGVEQQRQEELQIQQQHHQMPPPETHVDIQAGSQQQQSYMEQPSETEPQPDVPHLSTQQEPPTPIQFGEMEAAPVLIDPQQVQAAAEYAQVSVVQQHQQHQQQPYGMTGYGQSALSTDIDMPLIGELAEPNAPPTPQFLGEVHTPMFDAVAAAEQQHYHAQQQHHHHPQ from the exons ATGACGCGCGTTACTAGAAGTGATATATCACTCGATATGGAGATATGGGTGGAAGAGCTATCTCCAGCACAGTTGGCTTATTACGAGAAAATTACCAACGAGCACAACGCTGTGAAAAATGCTCTGAAATCGGCCGTGAATGCAAACGAAGGAAAGGAGCTCTTTAATGGCCAAGTGTTTCAGGCCTACTCCTTTAAGGGCAAAGTGCTGCAGGAGTTAAAGGAAGCCACGTTGCCAAAGAAGCCGCCAAAGGCTGTAGATCCGCCGCCTCCGCCTCCCTCTGCCGGTGCCGGCGGCGGCACTGGTCGAGGGCGCGGTCGACCACCTAAAAATGTGTCTAACATTGCATATTTAGAATCATCAGATGAGGGCGACGACGATGTGCCGCTAGCCAAACGGCTAGCTCTGTCCGTTGGCAAAAAGGCGGTAGCTGCAGCCGCGCCCACCGCGACCACACCAAAAGCGGGCAGGAAATCTGCCTTAGCAGCTGCTGCATCTCCGTCCGGCAAGGCATCTCCACAGCCAAAAAGTGGCAAGGGTTCTGGATCCAGTGGCAAATCATTGGGAGGCGAAGCTCCACCTAAAAACTTCCGACCCGCGGAGGTGAATTCAGTAGGTGGTCTGGTCGTGGGCAGCAACGATGATAGCGGTAAGGATGCAAAGGAGTCCAAGGATGGCAAGGATACAAAAATGCAGGGCAAGACATATCCATCGTTGGTGGTGCTGGCCAAGCCATTCCTTAAGATCAAAGACATGGCGGCAACTCGCAGCAAACTCGACTCTAAGGTCAAGCTGGTATTAATGCTGACACCCAACAAGTTCTGTGAGTGGCTGCTCCAAGAGGGACTCCTGCGGGCTCAGCAGCATTGCATTAATCATCGCAACAACGAGATGAAGCTGG GTGTCTATTCGGATATCAGCAAGTTTCCGTATACTGGTGGCTATGTCTGGATTAGCGATTGCTGCCCCTATCGATTTGTCTCAGTGTTTAACAATTCCATATTTGAAGGCGCCCAGCATCCGCCGACATTTCTGCTGAAGCTCATCTATCACTGGGCTTGTCAGACAAGCATTCAGAATGTGGTCCAGTGGGTTAAGGTGGACAGTGTGTACATAAAAGGCATCTACACGTGGCTAAGAGCCATCTGCACCTTGGCAGTTCATCAAAAGTGTAAAAAGCTGGGAGGACCCGGCAAGTTTGTAGAG GTGGGTGTCATCTCGTTGGGCACCACGTCCCAGGATGGGGCACAACGTCAGGTGAAAGTGGAGGTGCTTGGTGTTTACGATTATGCGGATAAGTCTATACGGCTGCGTGCCGTAGAACCCATTACCGATGGCGATCGCAATTACAAGAAGCGTTTTCAG GCCATTTTGGAACCGCTTTCACGCTGGGTGCACAAGGACAGCACCATTTGCATAGACTTGACTGTGGATAAGATTACGCTCTTTAGCATGGGCTTTAAGAACATTGTGCAAGCTGCGGCCACCGATAACGCAGCGAAGCACAATAACTCGGCGGTAATGGAGTATCTTCGACGCATTGTGCCACGCATGTTCCAGAACACACTGTCCTTGCTCTCGCGCCAAATGATCCAGCAATTCCTCGACGAACTGGTTTGGCGCGAAGCCTTTGGAACGTATGCACTGCAAGCATttaacaacatcatcatccacATTGCCGAGCAGACGCGAGTGACCACCAATGAGACCATCACACAGCGCCTGTATCAG GTCGCAACGAATCCCTTTAAGGACTGGAGCATACTTCCACCAAATTACAAGGAGACACCAGCCAATGCCGCTCCTAAACGCCTCAAGAAAC CCATTAATGATTCGGACTATTTGAGTGCAAACAAGGAATATGGTAAAGTGAAGAAGGAAAAGGAACGAGAAAAGGATATTCTGCCCGCTGGCAGCAAAAGGCGAAGTACTATCAGCACGCCTCCACCACCTGGACCTAAAAGTGCAAAGGCAAGCTCAAGCAAGTTGATTACCAAAACTGCATCCTCGAAGACGATCACGTCCGTTGTACCGACGACCAAGGCACAGATCAAGAAAACTAAAGAGACTAAGGAGGAGAAGATTCCCGTTGTTATCaagaaagaagaagatgagCTCAAGGGTCTAGAAGAACTCTACTATGGAATAAGCGATGGTACCGAAGAATTCTACGAGCATTTTCCATACAGCTCTCCACGTGCAAATCCCGCAGAGCTAACCAGATCAGTGGAGTGCCCAATATGTCTAAGCGGCGATTCTTATGACTCCAATGAAAAGCTTCAAACTCATCTGGTATCGCACATTTCGCCGGAGGGCAAACAGCATCAATTCCAATGTCTGTTCTGCCTGGAAAAGCATGCAACCGAATCAGTGCTGGCCAAGCACAATCAAATCATGCATCCCACCGAAACTAAGACGGATGGCTCTCCATCCTATTATTGCTTGATCTGCCAGCAGCGACACAATTCTCTGCATTTGCTAACCGCTCACTTGCAGAAGGTCCACAGCACATTGGAGCTGCCATACTGGTGTCAGGCGTGCGGATATCGGTCCTCCTCACATCGTGACCTGGTTCGCCATTTCTACGACGATCACAAGAATCAAAACTTCTTGCAGTGTCCCTACTGTCTCGAT atattttactTCACCCACAAGGGGAAAATCAATCAACTGCGGATTGAGCActattttatgcatttggaCGATCATGTAAATCAGCGGGATCAATCCCTGCGTTGTCAGAAATGCTCGCTGAGCTTCTTGGAGAAAGGAGATCTAAAACAGCACACGGTGTTGCATCATGTCAGCATGACCAAGACGAATAAGCCTGTACGACTGCTGCTCAACAACTCGCTGCTGATTCCGCCCCCTAAGATACGCACTCATCATCGGGAACAGCCTCCATTCACATCCTACAAGCGACCAGTTTTCTTTGCCTTCCTGGAGGGCAAAACCTGTGCCGAGTGCAATACCGATTTTGCCAGTGAGGAAACCCATTACAC TGGTTGGCTGCACTGCGTCAAGTGCAATTACCAAACGTGTTGCGAACGTGCCCAGTTCCGACATGGCGTTGATTGCAATGGCAATTTTGTGGACGCAATGGAAGTAAACATGCTGCAAGAGATGCACTGCATCTGCGGCTTTGCTACCAGCAATGGCAATAAAATGGCACAGCATTTGGCCAACTGTGGGCTGAGCACCTGCTATCCCAGTCTAGAGGCAGCTAATGAAAATGCCGTCAAGCGTAATATGCTGGATATGTTGGGTCTGGTACGACGCGATGGTGAAACGTCTGGCGAGGGGGCAGAATTGAGCGATGCTGTGGATGCGTCCTTGGATGACAATAATGAATTAATGCAGGTGCCCGAGGATGGTGTGGAGCAACAGCGGCAAGAGGAACTACAGattcagcagcaacatcatcaaatGCCGCCACCAGAGACACATGTTGATATTCAAGCCGGttcgcaacagcagcaaagttATATGGAACAGCCATCTGAGACGGAACCACAACCCGATGTACCCCATTTGTCCACGCAGCAGGAGCCTCCCACACCCATACAGTTTGGCGAAATGGAGGCAGCACCTGTGCTGATAGATCCACAGCAAGTACAAGCCGCTGCTGAATATGCTCAGGTGTCTGTAGTCcaacagcaccagcaacatcaacaacagccaTACGGCATGACTGGCTACGGCCAGAGCGCACTCTCAACGGACATTGATATGCCGCTAATTGGGGAGTTGGCCGAACCGAATGCACCACCGACCCCACAGTTTCTCGGTGAAGTGCACACGCCCATGTTCGATGCAGTGGCTGCTGCAGAGCAGCAACATTACCATgcccagcaacaacatcatcatcatccgcaATGA
- the LOC117784795 gene encoding biogenesis of lysosome-related organelles complex 1 subunit 1 yields the protein MLTSMVKEHHAKQSKRKQEQEVRRKEAIETSNELTQSLVDHLNVGVAQAYLNQKRLDAEAKQLHVGATNFAKQTHQWLQLIDNFSSALKELGDVENWARSIEGDMQVIQQTLELAYKTSRAAQATTVVASTSAVASTSSSTATSGNPN from the exons ATGTTGACATCCATGGTAAAGGAGCATCATGCAAAGCAATCAAAGCGCAAACAGGAGCAAGAAGTGCGTCGTAAGGAAGCTATTGAAACCTCTAACGAACTAACCCAGTCGCTGGTGGATCATCTGAATGTGGG tGTGGCGCAGGCGTACTTAAATCAGAAGCGGTTGGATGCAGAGGCCAAGCAACTGCATGTGGGCGCCACCAACTTTGCCAAGCAGACGCACCAATGGCTGCAATTGATTGACAATTTTAGCAGCGCTCTGAAGGAGCTGGGTGATGTTGAAAACTGGGCACGCAGTATCGAAGGGGACATGCAGGTGATACAACAAACCTTGGAGCTGGCCTACAAAACATCTAGAGCAGCCCAGGCTACAACAGTCGTTGCATCAACATCAGCGGTAGCTTCTACATCTTCATCAACAGCGACAAGTGGGAATcccaattaa
- the LOC117784792 gene encoding serine/threonine-protein kinase fray2, whose protein sequence is MRDRRDRDRDRDRERERDRDRNRDRDRERERERERYRSKSKSPLRSSRNRSKSKKKKSKKSKKYRHSRSSSRSSSRSTTPESSRSSSRSRQSKSRDYEYDSRKSKSRSESQRTIRATSSETTSHQATASTSTSIVSTSSIKAIDLLDSKVQKALETIDEDAFKPSAFFSSRDREAADKDKVVIDLNKETVTVPKPAEAQPPKEDEIFHPNFLGDSELKAEKWLRKLYNYRRKYI, encoded by the exons ATGCGTGACAGACGGGATAGGGACCGGGATAGAGATCGTGAGAGAGAACGGGATCGGGATCGAAACCGTGACAGAGATCGAGAAAGGGAACGCGAACGCGAGCGCTACCGCTCTAAGTCTAAATCCCCCTtgcgcagcagcagaaacagatCCAagtccaaaaagaaaaagtctaagaagtcgaaaaaatatagacacagccgcagcagcagccgtaGTTCATCTCGTAGCACAACACCGGAGAGTTCACGCAGCAGCTCAAGAAGCCGGCAGAGCAAAAGCCGAGACTATGAATACGATTCTCGCAAATCAAAATCCAGATCCGAGTCCCAGCGCACAATACGAGCAACCAGTTCGGAGACCACATCCCACCAGGCCACCGCATCAACCTCAACATCAATTGTGTCCACGTCGTCCATTAAAGCCATCGACTTGCTGGATTCCAAAGTGCAAAAAGCGCTAGAAACTATTGATGAGGACGCATTTAAGCCTTCTGCATTCTTCAGCAGCCGTGATCGCGAAGCTGCAGACAAGGACAAAGTagttattgatttaaataaggAAACAGTAACCGTACCCAAGCCAGCGGAAGCCCAACCCCCAAAGGAAGATGAGATATTTCATCCAAAT TTTTTGGGTGATTCTGAACTGAAAGCAGAGAAGTGGCTGCGCAAGCTTTACAATTATAGACGAAAGTACATTTAG
- the LOC117784793 gene encoding 39S ribosomal protein L41, mitochondrial yields MQNCVKLLPLAIKWQQRSISTTAQMAGKRNFRKFNVYGKRGTRVVKEAQRTLANPPVAVQKRGVRDTGISVNGQFVEIPEKIPDIIVPDLTGCKLKPYVSYKAPEVIQSEFTSLDLFNAVYSQKIIEDFKAGQLQADGSPKEPSSNEQLTPQEALLRARKTGSDIF; encoded by the coding sequence atgcaaaattgTGTTAAACTATTGCCGCTGGCTATCAAGTGGCAACAGCGGAGCATCAGCACAACAGCGCAAATGGCTGGAAAGCGTAACTTTCGTAAATTCAACGTTTACGGCAAACGCGGAACACGTGTGGTGAAGGAGGCACAGCGAACGCTAGCGAATCCCCCAGTGGCCGTGCAGAAGAGAGGTGTGCGAGACACGGGCATCTCGGTTAATGGTCAATTTGTGGAGATTCCAGAGAAAATACCCGACATCATAGTTCCAGATTTAACCGGCTGTAAACTGAAGCCATATGTATCATACAAGGCGCCAGAAGTGATCCAATCAGAGTTTACCAGCCTGGATCTCTTCAATGCCGTCTATTCCCAGAAGATTATAGAGGACTTTAAGGCTGGCCAACTACAGGCCGATGGTAGCCCAAAGGAACCCTCATCCAACGAGCAACTAACGCCGCAGGAAGCATTGCTGCGAGCGCGTAAAACAGGCAGTGatattttttag
- the LOC117782803 gene encoding transformer-2 sex-determining protein-like, giving the protein MYFNSRADSKFHGRHSNYNSKFNPQHRRRFRSPSPPVRKYRNRESSDLKRSSRSSRCIGVFGMSPDTTQDTLYNVFKKFGPIERIQMVNFTHTFVSRGFCFIYFENLYDACMAKDACSGMEVDGRSIRVDYAYSQRVFTPTPGVYMGRPSSVSHYRNRERSQSHQRYSTSSRPYHFYRQRQSNRRTF; this is encoded by the exons ATGTACTTTAATTCAAGGGCGGACAGTAAGTTCCACGGAAGGCATTCCAACTACAACTCTAAGTTTAATCCGCAACATCGCCGGCGTTTTCGATCCCCCTCACCACCGGTTCGGAAATATAGGAATCGTGAGTCAAGCGATTTAAAGCGATCGTCCCGC TCTAGTCGCTGTATAGGAGTATTTGGCATGAGTCCCGACACCACGCAGGATACATTGTACAATGTGTTTAAAAAGTTTGGACCAATCGAACGTATTCAAATGGTTAATTTTACGCAc ACGTTTGTCTCGCGTGGATTCTGTTTCATTTACTTTGAGAATCTCTACGATGCTTGCATGGCTAAGGACGCCTGTTCCGGCATGGAGGTGGATGGTCGTAGCATACGAGTGGATTATGCCTATTCCCAGCGAGTATTCACTCCCACTCCTGGGGTCTACATGGGACGTCCTTCGAG TGTCTCGCACTATCGCAACCGCGAACGTTCACAAAGTCATCAACGCTACTCGACATCATCAAGACCTTACCATTTTTATCGCCAACGGCAAAGCAACAGAAGGactttttga
- the LOC117784791 gene encoding transformer-2 sex-determining protein-like isoform X2, with product MRQARDHPQASRCIGVFGLNTNTPQQKVRELFNKFGPIERIQMVIDAHTHRSRGFCFIYFENLSDARVAKDACTGMDVDGRRIRVDYSITQRAHTPTPGVYMGRPSRPPGRRSRDREYNSRDGSRSRRRHRDISSSLSPHNRRKYRSRNRYERSRSHSYTRSRSPRKPRVPSRY from the exons ATGCGTCAAGCACGC GATCATCCGCAGGCGAGTCGCTGCATTGGAGTCTTTGGCTTGAACACAAATACTCCGCAACAGAAGGTGCGTGAATTGTTCAACAAATTTGGCCCCATTGAGCGTATTCAAATGGTCATCGATGCTCAT ACCCATCGTTCACGcggcttttgctttatttattttgagaatCTCAGTGATGCGCGTGTAGCCAAGGATGCCTGTACAGGAATGGACGTGGATGGCCGTCGCATACGTGTAGATTACTCTATCACTCAGCGGGCTCACACGCCTACTCCCGGTGTCTACATGGGACGACCTTCACG TCCTCCAGGAAGACGCTCCCGTGACCGCGAATATAATAGTCGAGATGGCTCACGTTCGCGTCGCCGTCATCGTGACatctcatcatcattatcgcCACACAATCGACGTAAATATCGTAGCCGTAATCGCTATGAACGTAGTCGGAGTCACAGTTATACCCGTTCCCGTTCACCACGCAAGC CTCGCGTTCCATCACGCTATTAG
- the LOC117784791 gene encoding transformer-2 sex-determining protein-like isoform X1 — translation MSVQYIDKHKCSYRSDVEIYDSRHRDYKSKSSPQYRRRSCSGSESPEARHYSGRTSRDRHRMRQARDHPQASRCIGVFGLNTNTPQQKVRELFNKFGPIERIQMVIDAHTHRSRGFCFIYFENLSDARVAKDACTGMDVDGRRIRVDYSITQRAHTPTPGVYMGRPSRPPGRRSRDREYNSRDGSRSRRRHRDISSSLSPHNRRKYRSRNRYERSRSHSYTRSRSPRKPRVPSRY, via the exons ATGTCAGTACAGTACATTGATAAGCACAAATGTAGTTACAG GTCGGACGTTGAGATCTATGACAGCCGTCACCGCGATTACAAGTCGAAATCTAGCCCGCAATATCGTCGGCGTTCGTGTTCAGGTTCCGAGTCGCCGGAGGCTCGTCACTATTCCGGCCGCACGTCTAGAGATCGCCATCGTATGCGTCAAGCACGC GATCATCCGCAGGCGAGTCGCTGCATTGGAGTCTTTGGCTTGAACACAAATACTCCGCAACAGAAGGTGCGTGAATTGTTCAACAAATTTGGCCCCATTGAGCGTATTCAAATGGTCATCGATGCTCAT ACCCATCGTTCACGcggcttttgctttatttattttgagaatCTCAGTGATGCGCGTGTAGCCAAGGATGCCTGTACAGGAATGGACGTGGATGGCCGTCGCATACGTGTAGATTACTCTATCACTCAGCGGGCTCACACGCCTACTCCCGGTGTCTACATGGGACGACCTTCACG TCCTCCAGGAAGACGCTCCCGTGACCGCGAATATAATAGTCGAGATGGCTCACGTTCGCGTCGCCGTCATCGTGACatctcatcatcattatcgcCACACAATCGACGTAAATATCGTAGCCGTAATCGCTATGAACGTAGTCGGAGTCACAGTTATACCCGTTCCCGTTCACCACGCAAGC CTCGCGTTCCATCACGCTATTAG